A stretch of the Nitrospirota bacterium genome encodes the following:
- a CDS encoding ATP-binding protein produces MIRTLFSPAVALMDRLRYPRKMLVVAAAFSLPIGVFLFLDLAQIHGNIEKARQERMGAEYNRLVIGLFRHVQEHRGLADAYLRGDSSFRDMVVTKRADIDEDLKVIARFGAPPFGTAETSRLWAAIRAGWADLGEETLSLTPEESFEKHTALIGKILSYLNHVADLTGLTLDDRLDRHYLMETAVSTLPLALEYMGRLRGYGAGAIASGDLSPEERARLRVLSDITGSTLEKVRSNLQKAFEANPGLSGLEEDLGDALDPMEGALRLVRGEMVDGDRPALSAEEYFTALTDAMGAGFALHAEVTEALSELLDAHVDGLFRRQTAMAAFAFLSLALLAYLSAGIYFSTTGSLEALLGASRSMSRGDHRVRVSIRARDETREVAQSFNEMAEALTREIQGHREAEEDLRRSNAELEQFASVASHDLKEPILAVASDLRLLGKRLEGRLEGEAGELLSDANQEILRMEALIRDLLTYARVGTRGGGFEEVQSATALRHAMGNLRVRLQERHAEVALGELPSVVADPMQLTQLFQNLLSNAVKYVEKGRRPHVRVGAERRGEEWVFSVRDNGIGIAETDQERIFKVFTRLRKEYAGTGIGLATCKKIVERHGGRIWVESKPGEGSTFSFTLPVREAPGPAKEAAGTGS; encoded by the coding sequence GTGATAAGGACTTTGTTCTCTCCGGCGGTCGCCCTCATGGACCGCCTGCGGTACCCGCGCAAGATGCTTGTGGTGGCCGCGGCGTTCTCGCTGCCCATCGGGGTTTTTCTGTTTCTGGACCTGGCGCAGATTCACGGAAACATCGAGAAGGCCCGCCAGGAAAGGATGGGCGCCGAGTACAACAGGCTGGTCATAGGGCTTTTCCGCCATGTCCAGGAACACAGGGGGCTGGCGGACGCCTATCTCCGGGGCGATTCCTCCTTCAGGGACATGGTCGTGACGAAGCGGGCGGACATAGACGAAGACCTGAAGGTGATTGCCCGCTTCGGCGCTCCCCCGTTCGGCACGGCGGAGACATCCCGGCTGTGGGCCGCCATACGGGCCGGCTGGGCGGACCTCGGGGAGGAGACCCTTTCCCTCACGCCGGAGGAGTCCTTCGAGAAGCATACGGCCCTCATAGGGAAAATCCTCTCCTATCTGAATCATGTGGCCGACCTGACGGGGCTTACCCTGGACGACAGGTTGGACAGGCACTACCTCATGGAGACGGCCGTCTCGACCCTGCCGCTCGCCCTGGAGTACATGGGGCGCCTGAGGGGATACGGGGCGGGGGCCATAGCGTCGGGAGACCTCAGCCCGGAAGAAAGGGCGCGGCTTCGCGTGCTTTCGGACATCACGGGGTCGACCCTGGAGAAGGTCAGGAGCAACCTCCAAAAGGCCTTCGAAGCAAACCCCGGCCTGAGCGGCCTTGAAGAAGACCTCGGGGACGCGCTGGACCCGATGGAGGGCGCCCTGAGACTGGTGCGCGGCGAAATGGTTGACGGCGACAGGCCGGCCCTGAGCGCCGAGGAGTACTTCACGGCGCTGACGGATGCCATGGGCGCGGGCTTTGCCCTTCATGCCGAGGTAACCGAGGCGCTTTCGGAGCTGCTCGACGCCCACGTGGACGGCCTCTTCCGGAGACAGACGGCCATGGCCGCTTTTGCCTTCCTTTCCCTCGCCCTCCTGGCCTATCTCTCGGCGGGCATCTATTTTTCCACCACCGGCTCCCTGGAGGCGCTGCTTGGCGCCTCCCGGAGCATGAGCCGGGGGGACCACCGGGTGCGCGTCAGCATCCGGGCCAGGGATGAGACCCGGGAGGTGGCGCAGAGTTTCAACGAGATGGCGGAGGCGCTGACCCGGGAGATACAGGGCCACAGGGAGGCGGAGGAGGATCTCCGGCGCTCCAATGCCGAGCTCGAGCAGTTCGCCTCCGTGGCCTCGCACGACCTGAAGGAGCCCATTCTGGCGGTGGCCAGCGACCTGAGGCTCCTGGGGAAGCGGCTCGAGGGCAGGCTCGAGGGCGAGGCCGGCGAGCTCCTCTCCGACGCCAACCAGGAAATCCTCCGCATGGAGGCCCTGATCCGGGACCTTCTCACGTACGCCCGCGTGGGCACCAGAGGAGGGGGATTCGAGGAGGTGCAGAGCGCCACCGCGCTCAGGCACGCCATGGGCAACCTGAGGGTGAGGCTCCAGGAGCGTCATGCGGAGGTGGCCCTGGGGGAGCTCCCCTCCGTCGTTGCCGACCCCATGCAGCTCACCCAGCTCTTCCAGAACCTCCTGAGCAACGCCGTCAAATACGTGGAGAAAGGCCGGAGGCCCCACGTCCGGGTGGGCGCGGAGCGCCGGGGAGAAGAGTGGGTCTTCTCCGTCAGGGACAACGGCATCGGAATCGCGGAGACGGACCAGGAGCGCATCTTCAAGGTATTCACCCGCCTCCGGAAGGAGTACGCCGGCACGGGCATCGGCCTTGCCACCTGCAAGAAGATAGTGGAGCGCCACGGCGGACGCATCTGGGTGGAATCGAAGCCCGGGGAGGGGTCCACCTTCTCCTTCACCCTGCCCGTAAGGGAGGCGCCCGGGCCTGCAAAAGAGGCGGCAGGGACCGGGAGCTGA
- a CDS encoding radical SAM protein encodes MDTVEKLSILSDDSRYDLACACGTREQDRRKRGPGGAWLYPVSLPRGGYSVLLKTLLSNACANDCRYCPLRSESNVRRCTLSVDEVVGAFLEYRRRREVFGLFLSSAVLRDPDHTMERINAVARTLRAKHGFRGYIHLKVIPGASDAALEESLSLATAVSLNIETPGRRHFETLTRKKDYERDVLRPLRLMGSLTARGMKYSGVKCTTQFIVGASDETDTEIVGSLFDLYRRHKVNRIYFSAYQKGLGHPGIPGERQFLTRPEERFMREHRLYQVDFLCRKYGFGREDIVFDPRGNLRLDRDPKELWAEAHPEFFPVRVNQADREALLRVPGLGPETARRILQARRCSPLRSLADVGLKGKRLARALPHILFE; translated from the coding sequence ATGGACACCGTGGAGAAGCTCTCGATTCTCTCCGACGATTCCCGGTACGACCTGGCCTGCGCATGCGGCACCAGGGAGCAGGACAGGAGGAAGCGGGGACCCGGCGGGGCATGGCTTTACCCCGTGTCCCTCCCCCGGGGAGGGTACTCCGTGCTTCTGAAAACGCTCCTTTCCAACGCCTGCGCCAACGACTGCCGGTACTGTCCCCTCCGGTCGGAGTCCAACGTCCGCAGGTGTACCCTCTCGGTGGATGAAGTGGTCGGGGCCTTCCTGGAGTACCGGCGGAGAAGGGAAGTCTTCGGCCTTTTTCTGAGCTCCGCCGTTCTCCGCGACCCCGACCATACCATGGAGAGGATCAATGCGGTGGCGCGCACCCTGAGGGCGAAGCACGGCTTCAGGGGATACATCCACCTCAAGGTCATCCCCGGAGCCTCCGACGCCGCCCTGGAAGAGTCCCTTTCCCTGGCCACGGCCGTCTCCCTCAATATCGAGACCCCGGGGAGACGCCATTTCGAAACCCTCACCAGAAAGAAGGACTATGAGAGGGACGTCCTGCGTCCCCTCCGGCTGATGGGCAGCCTCACCGCCAGGGGGATGAAGTACTCGGGGGTGAAGTGCACCACCCAGTTCATCGTCGGAGCCTCGGACGAGACGGACACGGAGATCGTCGGTTCGCTCTTCGACCTTTACAGGCGCCACAAGGTCAACCGCATATACTTCTCGGCCTATCAGAAGGGCCTGGGGCACCCCGGCATACCGGGGGAGCGGCAGTTCCTCACCCGGCCCGAGGAGCGCTTCATGCGGGAGCACCGGTTATATCAGGTAGACTTTCTCTGCCGGAAGTACGGCTTCGGGAGAGAGGACATCGTCTTCGACCCCCGGGGCAACCTCCGGCTGGACCGCGACCCCAAGGAGCTCTGGGCGGAGGCCCATCCGGAGTTCTTCCCCGTGCGGGTAAACCAGGCGGACAGGGAAGCCCTTCTCCGGGTGCCCGGCCTGGGGCCGGAGACGGCACGGCGAATCCTTCAAGCGCGGCGCTGCTCACCCCTCCGGAGCCTGGCTGACGTGGGCCTCAAGGGCAAGAGGCTTGCCCGGGCTCTTCCCCACATTCTTTTCGAGTAA
- a CDS encoding heavy-metal-associated domain-containing protein — translation MAFASLTIRGMQSEECVRTIRDALAELRGVERIFVEMDHATFSFDHTMVSFEEIRRVLTGLGYRVV, via the coding sequence ATGGCCTTCGCATCTTTGACCATCAGGGGCATGCAGAGCGAGGAATGCGTCAGAACCATCCGGGATGCACTGGCCGAGCTGAGGGGGGTTGAGCGCATTTTCGTCGAGATGGACCACGCCACTTTCTCCTTCGACCACACCATGGTGTCTTTCGAGGAGATAAGAAGGGTCCTCACGGGGCTCGGATACCGTGTGGTCTGA
- the ispE gene encoding 4-(cytidine 5'-diphospho)-2-C-methyl-D-erythritol kinase, translating to MSALVLKAPAKVNWFLRVLRQRADGYHDIQSLVQQVTLADTLSFEEASGLEVLADAPIPTEENLVYRAASLLRAYTRCARGARITLSKDIPLSAGLGGGSSDAAAALKGLTALWQVEVTAPELAMLAASLGSDVPFFLGSPAALVEGRGERVGAVRVRRSWVLVLVKPDFGVSAGWAYQNLTSCSAATDPEEAVRDLERGEFVSPEVFANDLEGPVFKRYAEVSRLKERLGEEGALLTLMSGSGPTVFGVFSDRARAERAAAGFAPLWSAVVRTVL from the coding sequence GTGAGCGCTCTTGTCCTCAAGGCCCCGGCAAAGGTCAACTGGTTTCTCCGAGTCCTCCGGCAGCGCGCCGACGGCTACCACGATATCCAGAGCCTCGTCCAGCAGGTAACCCTGGCCGACACCCTCTCCTTCGAGGAAGCATCGGGCCTGGAAGTCCTCGCCGACGCCCCTATCCCCACGGAAGAGAACCTGGTCTACCGTGCGGCCTCGCTCCTCCGTGCCTATACCCGGTGCGCCAGGGGCGCCCGGATAACCCTCAGCAAGGACATCCCGCTCAGCGCCGGCCTGGGCGGGGGGAGCTCGGACGCCGCGGCCGCCCTGAAGGGCCTCACCGCCCTCTGGCAGGTCGAGGTCACCGCCCCGGAGCTGGCCATGCTTGCGGCTTCCCTGGGCTCCGACGTCCCTTTCTTCCTCGGCTCCCCGGCAGCCCTGGTGGAGGGCCGGGGCGAGCGGGTCGGCGCGGTCCGGGTGAGGCGCAGCTGGGTCCTGGTCCTGGTGAAGCCCGACTTCGGCGTCTCGGCCGGCTGGGCCTATCAGAACCTGACGTCCTGCTCCGCTGCCACCGACCCCGAGGAGGCCGTCCGGGACCTGGAGCGGGGGGAGTTCGTCTCCCCCGAGGTCTTCGCAAACGACCTGGAAGGGCCCGTCTTCAAGCGCTACGCCGAGGTGTCCAGGCTCAAGGAGAGGCTCGGCGAGGAAGGCGCCCTTCTCACGCTCATGAGCGGGTCGGGACCCACCGTCTTCGGCGTTTTCAGCGACAGGGCCCGGGCCGAGAGGGCCGCCGCCGGTTTCGCCCCCCTCTGGAGCGCGGTCGTCCGGACGGTGCTCTAG
- a CDS encoding tetratricopeptide repeat protein: MNRTWTFLFSFLALTALSCSARTIRPASSSETPPADAPAAEEIVDAQTGDNAYYHYIAGYQHQLEGDWEKALEEYRKVLELDPDSVFVRVEMSRLLLQIGRLEEAARSAEEAVQKAPEDMEALLQLAQVYASQKSYEKAIGVYEKVIALKPGDENAYMHLGSLYASMHKYDKAREVFSHLAENDPENPHVHYYLGVIALNSGDLEGAETFFKESLERGYNADGVYFNLGMIREQQSRWEEAERYYKQALEANPRNILARQRLTQLYIRQQTNEKAIEQLREMEQLYPENLGTHKKLALLYMESGRYEKALPHFLFILETEPRNVDFRYYYALALETLERYGEAVAQYKKIIDVEPRHVNSFLHLGYIYSLQKKYEEAAMAYDELLSFQKDNPAIYAYLGRIYIAMDRYDDAENVLGEGLERFEGNDELHFTMAVLYEETDEYEKMVSQLKRAIEINPDNADALNFLGYSYADRGENLRDALSLIQRALKLEPDSGYIVDSLGWVYYKMGRTKEAVETLERAVELVGSDPVVSEHLGDAYLAVGQKDKAKGAWQKALQSPQKDEEPDPELRERVKRKLKELEKAPAE; this comes from the coding sequence ATGAACCGGACCTGGACGTTTCTTTTTTCTTTTTTGGCCCTTACGGCCCTTTCCTGCTCTGCCCGCACCATCCGGCCCGCCTCAAGCTCGGAAACCCCGCCCGCCGACGCGCCCGCTGCGGAAGAAATCGTCGACGCCCAAACCGGGGACAACGCATATTACCACTATATCGCAGGGTATCAGCACCAGCTTGAGGGGGACTGGGAGAAGGCCCTGGAGGAATACCGGAAGGTCCTGGAGCTTGACCCCGATTCGGTCTTCGTCCGGGTCGAGATGAGCAGGCTCCTCCTTCAGATAGGCCGGTTAGAAGAAGCGGCCCGCTCGGCCGAGGAAGCGGTGCAGAAGGCGCCGGAGGACATGGAAGCCCTTCTTCAGCTCGCCCAGGTCTACGCGAGCCAGAAGAGTTACGAGAAAGCCATCGGCGTGTACGAGAAGGTCATCGCCCTGAAGCCCGGCGATGAAAACGCTTACATGCACCTGGGCTCTCTCTACGCTTCCATGCACAAGTACGACAAGGCCCGGGAGGTCTTCTCCCATCTCGCCGAAAACGACCCCGAAAACCCCCACGTCCATTACTACCTGGGCGTCATCGCCCTGAACTCGGGCGACCTGGAAGGGGCCGAGACGTTCTTCAAGGAGTCCCTTGAACGGGGGTACAACGCAGACGGTGTCTACTTCAACCTGGGCATGATTCGCGAGCAGCAGAGCCGCTGGGAGGAGGCCGAGCGGTACTACAAGCAGGCACTGGAGGCCAACCCCCGGAACATCCTGGCCAGGCAGCGGCTGACCCAGCTTTACATCCGGCAGCAGACCAACGAGAAGGCCATCGAGCAGTTGAGGGAGATGGAGCAGTTGTACCCGGAGAACCTGGGTACGCACAAGAAGCTCGCCCTTCTGTACATGGAGAGCGGCCGGTACGAGAAGGCGCTGCCCCATTTCCTCTTTATTCTGGAGACGGAGCCCCGGAACGTGGATTTCCGCTATTACTACGCCCTTGCGCTGGAGACGCTGGAGCGCTACGGGGAAGCCGTGGCCCAGTACAAGAAGATCATCGACGTCGAGCCCCGGCACGTCAATTCGTTCCTGCACCTGGGCTATATCTATTCTCTCCAGAAGAAGTACGAGGAAGCCGCCATGGCCTACGACGAGCTTCTCTCCTTCCAGAAGGACAACCCCGCCATTTACGCATATCTGGGGCGCATCTACATCGCCATGGACCGCTACGACGACGCCGAGAACGTCCTGGGCGAGGGCCTGGAGCGCTTCGAGGGAAACGACGAGCTTCACTTCACCATGGCCGTCCTGTACGAGGAGACGGACGAGTATGAAAAGATGGTCTCTCAACTGAAGCGGGCCATCGAGATAAACCCCGATAACGCCGACGCCCTGAACTTCCTGGGCTACAGCTACGCCGACCGGGGAGAGAACCTGCGGGACGCCCTCTCGCTCATCCAGAGGGCCCTCAAGCTGGAGCCCGACAGCGGCTACATCGTGGACAGCCTGGGGTGGGTCTACTACAAGATGGGCCGGACGAAGGAGGCGGTGGAGACCCTGGAGCGCGCCGTGGAGCTGGTGGGCTCAGACCCCGTGGTCTCCGAGCACCTGGGCGACGCCTACCTGGCGGTCGGCCAGAAGGACAAGGCGAAGGGGGCCTGGCAGAAGGCCCTGCAGAGCCCGCAAAAGGACGAGGAGCCGGACCCGGAGCTGAGGGAAAGGGTGAAACGGAAGCTCAAAGAGCTCGAAAAAGCACCGGCTGAGTGA
- a CDS encoding radical SAM protein, with the protein MRTFLAPRVALKRLEFPALYDPASDELYELDEEAFRFLSACASEEGCEAPGGEVLSHCLKEGILLPSPHRAQGRRPPLHASGDPSLRYLELQLTRRCNLRCGHCYLGAPSPEDLSVRTLRRVLDEFEEMQGLRVILTGGEPLLHPDFQKINELLPRYALRTVLLTNGVLPGKGVLRGLHVHELQVSLDGLHASHDALRGEGTFGKALGTIEEALRTGFHVSVSTMVHARNLGDFAEMEKLLRSLGVREWTVDVPAPEGRMRGNLDFELPPEVAGPYLAYGYGEGLHGGGREGYACGLHLMSVTAGGLAAKCSFYAGRPAGHVEEGLRTCWERIRPVRLKELVCASCPEGDACRGGCRYRAALAGDPLGADPPRCALHGRIIP; encoded by the coding sequence ATGAGGACGTTTCTTGCTCCTCGGGTCGCCCTGAAGCGCCTGGAGTTCCCCGCTCTTTACGACCCCGCCTCCGACGAGCTCTACGAGCTGGATGAGGAAGCCTTCCGGTTTTTGAGCGCGTGTGCATCGGAGGAGGGGTGCGAGGCGCCCGGCGGAGAGGTCCTCTCCCATTGCCTGAAAGAAGGCATCCTCCTCCCCTCGCCTCACCGGGCACAAGGAAGGCGGCCGCCCCTCCACGCCTCCGGAGACCCTTCCCTCCGGTACCTGGAGCTACAGCTGACCCGCCGGTGCAATCTCCGCTGCGGGCATTGCTACCTGGGCGCGCCGTCCCCGGAGGACCTGAGCGTGCGGACGCTCAGGCGGGTGCTCGATGAGTTCGAAGAGATGCAGGGACTCCGGGTCATCCTGACCGGGGGAGAGCCCCTGCTTCACCCGGATTTCCAGAAAATCAACGAGCTTCTGCCCCGCTACGCCCTCCGCACGGTGCTCCTGACCAACGGGGTTCTTCCGGGAAAGGGGGTTCTCCGGGGCCTTCACGTGCACGAGCTGCAGGTGAGCCTGGACGGCCTTCACGCCTCCCACGACGCCCTGAGGGGAGAGGGCACCTTCGGGAAGGCCCTGGGGACCATCGAGGAGGCCCTCCGCACGGGGTTTCACGTCTCGGTCTCCACCATGGTGCATGCCCGGAACCTGGGGGACTTCGCGGAGATGGAAAAGCTCCTTCGCTCTTTGGGCGTCCGGGAATGGACGGTGGATGTCCCGGCCCCGGAGGGCAGGATGAGGGGAAACCTGGACTTCGAGCTTCCCCCGGAGGTCGCCGGGCCTTATCTGGCCTATGGATACGGCGAGGGGCTGCACGGCGGAGGCCGGGAGGGATACGCCTGCGGCCTTCATCTGATGAGCGTCACGGCCGGCGGCCTGGCCGCCAAGTGCTCCTTTTACGCGGGCCGGCCCGCAGGGCACGTCGAAGAAGGGCTCAGGACGTGCTGGGAGAGGATACGGCCCGTGAGGCTCAAGGAGCTTGTCTGCGCCTCCTGCCCGGAGGGGGACGCCTGCCGCGGCGGCTGCCGCTACAGGGCGGCCCTGGCCGGGGACCCATTGGGCGCAGACCCGCCCAGATGCGCCCTGCATGGTAGAATTATCCCATGA